DNA from Sulfurimonas gotlandica GD1:
AGGTAAAAGGCTATATAGCCTATATGCTTGAAGACTCTGTAAAGATTACTAAAGTTTAGATACCATATAGGAATTACAAACAAAGGAAATATCATGGCCAAGAAATATATATGTGAAGTATGTGACTGGATTTATGATCCTGTAGTTGGTGACCCAGATGGTGATATAGCACCTGGAACTGCATTTGAAGACATTCCTGATGATTGGGTTTGTCCTGATTGTGGAACGACTAAAGATGATTTTATAGAATATGAAGAGGATTAAATAAATATAAGATGTTAGAGATGTTAGTAGATTGATTTTATCATTTACAGAAGGCTTTTTATTAGGTCTTGGCGCGGCTGTGCCGTTGGGACCTATAAATATTCTTATTATGAATGAGGCTGTTAAAAAATACAAAAATGGTGTTATGATAGGACTTGGAGCGATGAGCTCTGACATTATGTATCTGTTTTTAATCATATTTGGACTGATAGCTTTTTTTAATCAGCCATATATTTTAAACTCACTTTCACTTTTTGGTGGAGCTTTTTTAATATATCTTGCATACGCTATTTTTAAAAATAGAGATACAAAGATTGGTGCACCAAAAGAAGAAGTAAAAGAGAGTAGTTGTGTAAAACTCTATGCAAAAGGTTTTATATTAACAGCTATAAATCCATACACTATAGGTTTTTGGCTAAGTGTGTCAGGTTATATAGCAGGCAAAGAGTTAAACCCTTATATAGCACTACTTGGAATGCTTAGTGCAATTTTACTATGGATAACATTAATGCCTTATCTGGTACATAGGACTAAGCATAAAATATCTCGCAGGGTATCACACTGGATCAGCATAGCATCTGCTGTGATTTTGTTTGGTTTTGGTTCAGTGATGATCATAAAACTTATTTCGTAAATTTAAAAAGAGAGGTAAAGATGAAAAAAATAGTAGCAGTTCTTTTACTAAGTTTAGTATGGGCAAATGCAAATGAGATAAAAGAAATCTCAAGTACACAAAAGAGTAAAAAAATAGAACTTAAAAAAGAAATAAAAGCAGAAAAAAAATCTGAATCTAGAGAAGCTCGTAAAGCTAGAGAAGCAAGAAAAGATAAAAAGAGAGAAGTAAGAGAAACTAGAAAAGAAGATAAAACAGAAAACAGATACGAAAGATGGACTCAGAGCCAAGAAAAAAAGAAAGAGAGAAAACTTAAACAAGAAGAAAACAAACAAGAGAAATGGAGTGAGAGTAAAAAGAGTAGAGAAGCAAGAAAAAAAGCTAAAATATAAACCTTAAAAGAACCATAAATTAAGCTATTTATAAGTTTATGCGGTTATACTTCCGTCACTAAATTAAAACGAAAGGTTCTTGATATGAAATTTACAAAAATTGCAACTTCAGAACAAATCGATCAAAAATGGATTTTGATTGATGCAGAAGGTAAGACATTTGGTCGTATGATTACAGAAGTAGCTACTATACTTCGTGGTAAGAATAAGACTTGTTGGACACCGAACATTGACTGTGGTGACTACGTAGTTATCATCAACGCTTCTAAGGCTAAATTTAACGGTCTTGGTAAAATAGCTAACAAAGAATATTTTTCTTACTCAGGATACTTTGGTAGTACAAAGAGTACTAAAATGACTGAGCTTTTAGCGAAAAATCCAGAGAAACTATACAAATTAGCTACTCGTGGTATGCTTCCTAAAACTAAGCTTGGTGCTAAAATGATTAAAAAATTAAAAATTTATGCAGGTGCTGAGCATCCTCACACTGCACAACTTGCTAAGTAAGGATTGACATATGGCAAAAATATACGCAACAGGTCGTCGTAAAGCTTCAATAGCAAAAGTGTGGTTAACACCAGGTACAGGTAACATTACAATCAATGGTCTTTCTTTAGACGCATGGTTAGGTGGACTTGAAGCTAAAAAACTTCGTGTTAAGCAACCACTTGCTTTAACTAAACAAGATACTTCAGTTGATATCGTTGCTAACACTTTAGGTGGTGGTTTCGGTGGTCAAGCTGATGCTCTTCGTCATGGTATTTCTCGTGCACTAGTTGCTTTTAACCCAGAGTTAAAAGCTATACTAAAGCCAGAAGGTATGATGACTCGTGATTCACGTGTTGTTGAACGTAAGAAGCCAGGTAAGCGTAAAGCTCGTCGTTCTCGTCAGTTCTCTAAACGTTAATCAATTTATACATTTTTATCAATGCTTCGGCATTGGTAAAATCCTCCCTCTATTTTCACAAAAAACAATCTATTAAACTTATTTTATATATAATGCCCTTAATTAATAACAAGGCACATTTATGAAAAAAATTCTCATTGCTCTCATAGTAATCGTTGGAGTAATAGCACTTCTTCCAATAGTAGGTAATAAAGTTGCAGATGAGGTTTTAAATGAGAGAGTATCACTTTTAACTTCTAATGGACTGGAGTTAAAAAACGACGTTACAGAGTCTTCATATCTTAGTACTAAAAAACACTATGAGTTTTTACTCTCAGATGCTCCTAAATTTATAGAGTATCTAAATCAATACTCAGATGCTCAAATACCTCCATACATAGAAGCAATGATATCTGGTGTAGTTGTTGGTGTAGATATCGAGCACAGTAACTTCCCTCTTAGCTCTAAACTGTTAGTAGATATATATCCTTTAACACTTCCTACAACTATTACAGATGAACTAAAACAAGAAAATCTTGATTTCTATAACTACATAGATAAGCTACTCCAAGGAAAAGGAGTTTTATACCATATGAACTACTATATAGCTGATGGACTTTTTGACGGTTATATTAAAAACATAGATGCAGAGTATACTTTTGATAATGGCAGTAAGATGATTTTTCAACTATTAGATGCTACTTATTATGGAGATGGCACTTTAATCGCTCCAAAAAATTTACAGACTAGCATCTCAAAAATTCTTATTAGAGCTGATGAGTCTGGGAAAGGTATAACTTTTGAGATTAATGATCTGACATCTGCTTCCACTTTTGAATCACAAAGTACTTATGCGTCTAGTGCTGCAATGAAGAGTATGTCAATTGTTGTTCAAGACGCTAAGAGTTCTAAAGTGGAAGCTGCTATTGAAGATATAAAAGTAAATATATCTTCAAATACTCAGGGTAAAAAAGCAGAGTTTTATGTAAAAAGCTCACTAGCAAAGATGAAAATAAATTCAAAAGATGCAAACATAGTAGCATCTGGCTTTAATTATGATCTGTCTTTAAATGGTGTAGATAAAGATTCATATGAAGAGTTTAGAATATTAACTTCTCATGTAAATGCAAATTACTCTCCTGATTTTGAGCAGAAGATTCAAGCTTCAGTCACTAAGTTATTATCAAAAGGTTTATCACTTAGTGTCGCTGATTTGTCAATGAAGAAGATATTGATAGAGAACAAAAAAACAATTGATGGGTTTAGTATTATGGCAAGAATAGTTTTAAAAGAAGATTCTGATTTAGCTAAAAAGTTAAAATCTTCTCCGATGAGTATAGCTAACAATCTTAACATAGCATCTACTATCAAGTTCTCAAAAGATTTTTACGCTCTTGTAAACAAGGAAGCACCAATCACTAGTTTGGCTGGTGGATTAGCACGAGAAGATGGCAATAACCTTGTTTTTGAGATTAAACTCAATAACGGGAAATTGACTGTTAATGAAAAAGCTATAAATTAAGAGTTTGATAGTGAAGTATATATTACTGCTCTTTTTATCTATAAACCTGTTTGCCTCAACATTGCATCTTGCAACGTCGGCAAACCCATCTAGGCTAAACCCACTTTTAGCAACTGATTCTAGTTCATCTGAGATAGCAGGATTTTTATTTAACGGACTTGTTAAGTTTGATAAAGACTCTTCGACGATTATTGGTGATTTGGCAAAAGAGTTTTACTATGAAAATGATACGACACTAATTTTTAAACTTCATGAAAATGTTACTTGGCACGATGGAGCTAAGTTCAGTGCTAAAGATGTTCTTTTCACATATCAGACTTTAATATCACCACAAGTAGTTTCGCCATACAGTTCAGAGTTTAGATTTGTTAAAAGTGTTGAAGTGATAGATTTATATACTCTAAGGGTAACATATAAGCATCCCTACTTTAAAGCTTTAGAAACATGGATGATGGGAATCTTGCCTGAACATATTTTAAAAGATGAAAAAAACTTGATGAATGCAAAGTTTAATATAGACCCAATAGGTACAGGGCCATATAAACTTCATCAACTAGAACACTCAAAAAATATAGTGCTTGTTGCCTTTGATGACTACTTTAAAGGAAGAACGAAGATAGATAGAATCTCTTTTCATGTGATAGCCGACCCTATGACTCGCTTTTTGATGTTAAAGTCATCAGCCTTAGATGTCGGCGGTATTGAACCGATGCAGTATGAGAGACAATTGGACCCAGACTTTTTTGATAAGTTCAATATTTATGAAGAAATTAGCCATTCATATACGTATCTAGGCTTTAATCTTAGACGTGAAAAATTTCAAAATCCAAAGGTTAGAGAAGCACTTTCACTTGCAATAGATAGACAAGAGATAGTAAATATTCTATTTTTTAAACATGCAAAGGTTTGTACCGGGCCATTTCTTCCTAGAACTAAAGCGTTCAATCCGGACGTAAAAGCACCTATTCAAAATATACAAATGGCTAAAAAGCTTTTAAGTGAAGCTGGCTACGGCGAGAAAAATCCATTTACATTTGAGATAGTTACATCAAACTCTAGTGCAGTTAGGCCATATGCTGCACAAATACTTCAACATCAGCTCAAACAAGCAGGAGTCATTGTAACATTAAGAGTAATGGAGTGGCAGGCATTTTTAAACATGGTAGTATTTCCAAATAAGTTTGACAGTGTCCTTTTGGGCTGGGGACTCTCATCAACGCCTGATCCATATCTATTTTGGCATAGTGATAATGACAAGCAAGGTGGCTTTAATCTCATAGGATATAAAAATCCAAAAATAGACAAGATGATAGAAGAATCACAGAGTATAATAGACAGAGAAAAGTTATCACAACTTTGGCAGGATATGTTTAAGATGATTGTTGAAGATAACCCATATCTGTTCTTGTACATTCCTAACTCAATAACAACTGTAAATAAAAATATAAAAAATGTAGAGCCGAGCCTGAGTGGCATCTGGCATAACTATATAAAATGGGAGAAAGAGTAGCATGATTTTAAAATATATTAACATATTTATTATCTCTATATTTGTCAGTTTGATTTTTACAGGGTGTGTATCTAAGTTTAAGACATTAGCTAAAGATGGAAATATTGATACTATCCATAATGAGTTAAAAAGTATAGAAGATAAACAGGAACTTCTTGCTTGGTCCGCATATTATGGAAAATTTGATAAAGTGAAGTATCTGCTTGAAAACGGGGCAGATATTAACTATAACAAAGGGGGTACTTATGATTTACCTCCAGC
Protein-coding regions in this window:
- the rd gene encoding rubredoxin; its protein translation is MAKKYICEVCDWIYDPVVGDPDGDIAPGTAFEDIPDDWVCPDCGTTKDDFIEYEED
- a CDS encoding LysE family transporter, which translates into the protein MILSFTEGFLLGLGAAVPLGPINILIMNEAVKKYKNGVMIGLGAMSSDIMYLFLIIFGLIAFFNQPYILNSLSLFGGAFLIYLAYAIFKNRDTKIGAPKEEVKESSCVKLYAKGFILTAINPYTIGFWLSVSGYIAGKELNPYIALLGMLSAILLWITLMPYLVHRTKHKISRRVSHWISIASAVILFGFGSVMIIKLIS
- the rplM gene encoding 50S ribosomal protein L13, with protein sequence MKFTKIATSEQIDQKWILIDAEGKTFGRMITEVATILRGKNKTCWTPNIDCGDYVVIINASKAKFNGLGKIANKEYFSYSGYFGSTKSTKMTELLAKNPEKLYKLATRGMLPKTKLGAKMIKKLKIYAGAEHPHTAQLAK
- the rpsI gene encoding 30S ribosomal protein S9, which gives rise to MAKIYATGRRKASIAKVWLTPGTGNITINGLSLDAWLGGLEAKKLRVKQPLALTKQDTSVDIVANTLGGGFGGQADALRHGISRALVAFNPELKAILKPEGMMTRDSRVVERKKPGKRKARRSRQFSKR
- a CDS encoding DUF945 family protein, which produces MKKILIALIVIVGVIALLPIVGNKVADEVLNERVSLLTSNGLELKNDVTESSYLSTKKHYEFLLSDAPKFIEYLNQYSDAQIPPYIEAMISGVVVGVDIEHSNFPLSSKLLVDIYPLTLPTTITDELKQENLDFYNYIDKLLQGKGVLYHMNYYIADGLFDGYIKNIDAEYTFDNGSKMIFQLLDATYYGDGTLIAPKNLQTSISKILIRADESGKGITFEINDLTSASTFESQSTYASSAAMKSMSIVVQDAKSSKVEAAIEDIKVNISSNTQGKKAEFYVKSSLAKMKINSKDANIVASGFNYDLSLNGVDKDSYEEFRILTSHVNANYSPDFEQKIQASVTKLLSKGLSLSVADLSMKKILIENKKTIDGFSIMARIVLKEDSDLAKKLKSSPMSIANNLNIASTIKFSKDFYALVNKEAPITSLAGGLAREDGNNLVFEIKLNNGKLTVNEKAIN
- a CDS encoding peptide-binding protein — encoded protein: MKYILLLFLSINLFASTLHLATSANPSRLNPLLATDSSSSEIAGFLFNGLVKFDKDSSTIIGDLAKEFYYENDTTLIFKLHENVTWHDGAKFSAKDVLFTYQTLISPQVVSPYSSEFRFVKSVEVIDLYTLRVTYKHPYFKALETWMMGILPEHILKDEKNLMNAKFNIDPIGTGPYKLHQLEHSKNIVLVAFDDYFKGRTKIDRISFHVIADPMTRFLMLKSSALDVGGIEPMQYERQLDPDFFDKFNIYEEISHSYTYLGFNLRREKFQNPKVREALSLAIDRQEIVNILFFKHAKVCTGPFLPRTKAFNPDVKAPIQNIQMAKKLLSEAGYGEKNPFTFEIVTSNSSAVRPYAAQILQHQLKQAGVIVTLRVMEWQAFLNMVVFPNKFDSVLLGWGLSSTPDPYLFWHSDNDKQGGFNLIGYKNPKIDKMIEESQSIIDREKLSQLWQDMFKMIVEDNPYLFLYIPNSITTVNKNIKNVEPSLSGIWHNYIKWEKE